In a genomic window of Vigna angularis cultivar LongXiaoDou No.4 chromosome 6, ASM1680809v1, whole genome shotgun sequence:
- the LOC108323434 gene encoding BRASSINOSTEROID INSENSITIVE 1-associated receptor kinase 1-like isoform X3 translates to MERVNSSFMTSFFVWAILVLDLVLKASGNQEGDALNALKSSLLDPNNVLQSWDATLVNPCTWSHVTCNSYNSVIRVDLGNAELSGQLVSQLGQLTDLQYLELYSNNISGKIPEELGNLTNLVSLDLYLNNLTGSIPTTLGNLAKLRFLRLNNNTLTGSIPMSLTKVYSLQVLDLSNNHLTGNIPVNGSFSFFTPISYKNNPGLIQPKNAPSPVSPTPPPASSG, encoded by the exons CAATTTTGGTGCTTGATTTGGTACTTAAGGCTTCTGGCAATCAGGAAG GCGATGCCCTGAATGCATTGAAGAGCAGCTTGCTTGATCCTAACAATGTTCTTCAAAGCTGGGATGCTACTCTTGTCAATCCCTGCACTTGGTCTCATGTTACGTGCAATAGTTATAACAGTGTGATCCGTGT TGATCTTGGAAATGCAGAGCTTTCTGGTCAACTGGTTTCACAACTTGGTCAGCTCACTGATTTACAGTACTT GGAACTTTATAGTAATAATATATCTGGAAAAATTCCAGAGGAGCTTGGGAACTTGACAAACTTGGTGAGCTTGGATCTGTACTTGAACAATTTAACTGGTTCTATACCAACTACGCTGGGCAACCTTGCAAAACTACGTTTCCT GCGTCTCAACAATAATACCTTGACGGGAAGCATACCCATGTCTTTGACAAAAGTTTATTCTCTGCAAGTTCT TGATCTCTCGAACAACCATCTAACAGGGAATATCCCAGTGAATggttcattttcattctttacCCCCATCAG ttataaaaataatcctGGCTTGATACAGCCAAAAAACGCTCCATCTCCAGTTTCTCCAACTCCACCACCAGCTTCTTCAG ggtaa